A genomic segment from Bradyrhizobium sp. ISRA430 encodes:
- a CDS encoding winged helix-turn-helix domain-containing protein, whose protein sequence is MRYFFEDCVLDTDRRELRRGPAVVRTTPQVLDLLEFLIRSRDRVVSKDDLINAIWKGRIVSDAALTTRLNAVRRAIGDSGEQQRLIKTFPRKGFRFVGAVHDEDRCSGNAVVSAALAEPPKLARTAGKAAASVRDLSEKGAGKWRFRDWLGHLRSPLKFVGGALASVAAIGAIAGGFAGYWNVWMAIRADVVREAQKIQGQPTARPEIAPRLSLVVLPFVNLNNDPEQDRFADAITTDLTTGLARMPATFVIGRETALTYKNKPIDLKQLGTDLGIRWAVHGAVRRNGDQVWINVSLTDLQTTRDIWSDRFDGDRTNLAVLQDSITARLLCVAHLHLRQYEEAIEQCSRSLNIGATFQAYMS, encoded by the coding sequence ATGCGCTATTTCTTCGAGGACTGTGTGTTGGACACCGATCGGCGCGAGTTGCGGCGCGGGCCCGCTGTTGTGCGGACGACGCCGCAGGTTCTCGACCTGCTCGAATTTTTGATCAGAAGCAGGGATCGCGTCGTCAGCAAGGATGATCTCATCAACGCGATTTGGAAGGGGCGCATCGTATCTGATGCGGCGCTGACGACCCGGCTGAACGCCGTCCGACGCGCGATCGGCGACTCCGGCGAGCAACAACGTCTCATCAAGACATTTCCACGAAAGGGCTTTCGTTTCGTGGGCGCTGTACACGATGAGGATCGGTGCTCGGGAAATGCGGTGGTCTCAGCCGCCCTCGCAGAACCGCCAAAGCTTGCCCGCACAGCCGGCAAGGCCGCGGCTTCGGTCCGAGATCTCTCTGAAAAAGGAGCTGGCAAGTGGCGATTCCGTGACTGGCTGGGTCACCTCAGAAGTCCTTTGAAGTTCGTCGGCGGAGCGCTGGCGTCGGTTGCCGCCATCGGCGCGATTGCCGGCGGCTTTGCCGGTTATTGGAATGTCTGGATGGCGATCCGTGCCGACGTCGTTCGGGAAGCTCAAAAGATCCAGGGACAACCGACGGCCAGGCCCGAGATCGCGCCTCGTCTCTCTCTCGTGGTGTTGCCCTTCGTCAACCTCAACAACGATCCGGAGCAGGACCGCTTTGCCGACGCCATCACGACAGATTTGACGACTGGTCTCGCGCGAATGCCCGCCACTTTCGTCATTGGACGCGAGACCGCCTTGACCTACAAGAACAAGCCGATTGATCTGAAGCAGCTCGGGACGGATCTCGGCATCCGCTGGGCTGTCCACGGCGCGGTGAGACGCAACGGAGACCAGGTCTGGATCAACGTATCGCTAACCGATCTTCAGACCACCCGCGACATCTGGTCGGATCGGTTCGACGGCGACCGAACAAATCTGGCCGTCTTGCAGGATAGCATCACGGCGCGGCTTCTCTGCGTTGCACACCTGCACCTCCGTCAATATGAAGAAGCCATCGAACAGTGTAGCCGCTCGTTAAATATCGGCGCGACCTTTCAAGCTTACATGAGTTGA
- a CDS encoding ABC transporter ATP-binding protein, with amino-acid sequence MDAINQPLLAVRDLSVAFHQGGATTLAVDKVSFQIKRGECVALVGESGSGKSVSALSILKLLPYPNASHPSGSIRFKGNELIDQSERQMREIRGSDISIIFQEPMTSLNPLHTIEAQIGEIIQLHNPTGNAEARRRTVELLTQVGIPDPETRLKSYPHQLSGGQRQRVMIAMALANEPDLLIADEPTTALDVTVQAQILTLLAEIRSRLGMSLLFITHDLGIVRRIADHVCVMNGGKIVEQGPVEQVFKSPKHPYTRDLLAAEPKPDPAPPQPGAPVVMSANELKVWFPIKRGLMRKTVGHIKAVDGVSVAVRKGETLGVVGESGSGKTTLGLALLRLISSNGRIVFLGEDIQGLRFKEMRPFRRDMQIVFQDPFGSLSPRMSIADIIGEGLSVHQPKLSREERESRVVKALEDVGLNPETRFRYPHEFSGGQRQRISIARAIVLEPDFIVLDEPTSALDMLFQAQMVDLLRELQRKRNLTYMFISHDLRVVASLASHLIVMRGGKVVEEGQAADLFKNPKTDYTRALFAAAFRLETAGDGSVAT; translated from the coding sequence ATGGACGCGATCAACCAGCCCCTGCTTGCCGTGCGCGACCTCTCGGTGGCCTTCCACCAGGGCGGCGCCACTACGCTTGCGGTCGACAAGGTCTCGTTCCAGATCAAGCGCGGCGAATGCGTGGCGCTGGTCGGCGAATCCGGATCCGGCAAATCGGTCAGCGCGCTCTCGATTCTGAAGCTGTTGCCCTATCCGAATGCCTCGCATCCCTCGGGCAGCATCCGCTTCAAGGGGAACGAGCTGATCGATCAGTCCGAGCGGCAGATGAGGGAGATTCGCGGCAGCGACATCTCGATCATCTTCCAGGAGCCGATGACCTCGCTCAACCCGCTGCACACGATCGAGGCGCAGATCGGCGAGATCATCCAGCTCCACAATCCGACCGGCAATGCGGAGGCGCGCCGCCGGACGGTGGAACTGCTGACGCAGGTCGGCATTCCCGACCCCGAAACCCGGCTCAAGAGCTATCCGCACCAGCTCTCCGGCGGCCAGCGCCAGCGCGTGATGATCGCGATGGCGCTCGCCAACGAGCCGGATCTTCTGATCGCGGACGAGCCGACCACGGCGCTCGACGTCACCGTGCAGGCGCAGATCCTGACGCTGCTCGCCGAGATACGCTCGCGGCTCGGCATGAGCCTGCTCTTCATCACCCACGATCTCGGCATCGTGCGCCGCATCGCCGACCATGTCTGCGTCATGAACGGCGGCAAGATCGTCGAGCAGGGACCGGTCGAGCAGGTCTTCAAGAGCCCGAAACATCCCTATACGCGCGACCTCTTGGCCGCGGAGCCGAAGCCCGACCCGGCGCCGCCGCAGCCGGGTGCGCCGGTGGTGATGTCGGCCAATGAGCTGAAGGTCTGGTTTCCGATCAAGCGCGGCTTGATGCGCAAGACGGTCGGCCACATCAAGGCGGTCGACGGCGTCAGCGTCGCCGTGCGCAAGGGCGAGACGCTCGGCGTCGTCGGCGAATCCGGCTCGGGCAAGACCACGCTGGGGCTGGCGCTGTTGCGGCTGATCTCCTCGAACGGCAGGATCGTGTTCTTAGGCGAGGACATCCAGGGTCTCCGCTTCAAGGAGATGCGTCCGTTCCGGCGCGACATGCAGATCGTGTTCCAGGATCCGTTCGGCTCGCTCAGCCCGCGTATGTCGATCGCCGACATCATCGGCGAAGGGCTGTCGGTGCATCAGCCCAAGCTGTCACGCGAGGAGCGCGAATCCCGCGTCGTCAAGGCGCTGGAGGATGTCGGGCTCAACCCGGAGACGCGCTTCCGCTATCCGCATGAATTCTCCGGCGGGCAGCGCCAGCGCATCAGCATCGCCCGTGCGATCGTGCTCGAGCCCGATTTCATCGTGCTGGACGAGCCGACCAGCGCGCTCGACATGCTGTTCCAGGCGCAGATGGTCGACCTCCTGCGCGAGCTTCAGCGCAAGCGCAATCTCACCTACATGTTCATCTCGCACGACTTACGCGTCGTCGCCTCGCTCGCGAGCCATCTCATCGTGATGCGCGGCGGCAAGGTGGTCGAGGAAGGCCAGGCGGCGGACCTCTTCAAGAACCCCAAAACCGACTACACCCGCGCGTTGTTTGCGGCTGCGTTCCGGCTGGAGACGGCCGGGGATGGATCGGTAGCGACGTAG
- a CDS encoding ABC transporter permease — MTLTAPTPVETTSKSPFGEAVPITRKSFAPSPLNKRRWQNFKANRRGYWSFWIFMVLFVVSLFAELIANDRPFLIKYDGHLYWPAFVTYSETTFGGDFETAADYRDPYLQKLIKDKGGTIVWPLIRYSYDTHNLDLPTPAPSPPTWMLTEKQCQPVVEKKGLKSCRDLEYNWLGTDDQGRDVVARLIYGFRISVLFGLCLTIVSSIIGVAAGGIQGYFGGWIDLTFQRFIEIWTAIPSLYLLLILSSVLVPGFFVLLGILLLFSWVSLVGLVRAEFLRGRNFEYIQAARALGVSNAVIMFRHLLPNAMVATMTFLPFIVSSSVMTLTALDFLGFGLPPGSPSLGELLSQGKSNVQAPWLGFTGFFSVAIMLSLLIFIGEAVRDAFDPRKTFR; from the coding sequence ATGACACTGACCGCGCCAACCCCGGTCGAGACCACGTCGAAATCGCCGTTCGGCGAAGCCGTGCCGATCACCCGCAAGTCGTTCGCGCCATCGCCGCTGAACAAGCGGCGCTGGCAGAACTTCAAGGCGAATCGGCGCGGCTACTGGTCGTTCTGGATCTTCATGGTCCTGTTCGTGGTGTCGCTGTTCGCCGAGCTGATCGCCAACGACCGGCCGTTCCTGATCAAGTATGACGGCCACCTCTACTGGCCGGCCTTCGTGACCTATTCGGAGACGACTTTCGGGGGCGATTTCGAGACTGCGGCCGACTACCGCGATCCCTATTTGCAGAAGCTGATCAAGGACAAGGGCGGCACCATCGTCTGGCCGCTGATCCGTTACTCCTACGACACCCACAATCTCGACCTGCCGACGCCCGCGCCGTCGCCGCCGACCTGGATGCTCACTGAGAAGCAGTGTCAGCCGGTCGTCGAGAAGAAAGGCCTGAAGAGCTGCCGCGATCTCGAATATAACTGGCTCGGCACCGACGATCAGGGCCGCGACGTGGTGGCGCGGCTGATCTACGGCTTCCGGATCTCGGTCCTGTTCGGCCTCTGTCTCACCATCGTATCGTCGATCATCGGCGTCGCAGCCGGCGGCATCCAGGGCTATTTCGGCGGCTGGATCGATCTCACCTTCCAGCGCTTCATCGAGATATGGACGGCGATCCCCTCGCTCTATCTGCTCCTGATCCTGTCCTCGGTGCTGGTGCCCGGGTTCTTCGTGCTGCTTGGAATCCTGCTGCTGTTCTCCTGGGTATCGCTGGTCGGCCTCGTGCGCGCGGAATTCCTGCGCGGGCGCAATTTCGAATACATCCAGGCCGCGCGCGCGCTCGGCGTATCGAACGCGGTGATCATGTTCCGGCATCTGTTGCCGAACGCGATGGTGGCGACCATGACGTTCCTGCCATTCATCGTGTCGTCCTCGGTGATGACGCTGACCGCGCTGGACTTCCTCGGTTTCGGCCTGCCGCCCGGATCGCCCTCGCTCGGTGAGCTCCTGTCGCAGGGCAAGTCCAACGTGCAGGCGCCGTGGCTCGGCTTCACCGGCTTCTTCTCGGTCGCGATCATGCTGTCGCTCTTGATCTTCATCGGCGAAGCCGTGCGCGACGCTTTCGATCCGCGCAAGACGTTCAGGTAG
- a CDS encoding microcin C ABC transporter permease YejB gives MSAYIARRILLMIPTLLGILFVSFVVVQFAPGGPVERVIAQLSGADTGGSSRISGGGDFAQRAPGQVGAGGDAINSKYRGAQGLDPDFIKKLEAQFGFDKPAPERFALMVWNFARFDFGKSYFRDVSVIQLIKEKLPVSISLGIWLTLITYLISIPLGIRKAVKDGTRFDTWTSAAIIIGFAIPGFLFAILLIILFAGGSFFNWFPLRGLTSDGWSQFPWYWKIIDYFWHLVLPLISMGLSAFATMTLLTKNSFLDEIRKQYVMTARAKGCGEGQVLYGHIFRNAMLIVIAGFPGAFIHAFFSGSLLIETIFSLDGLGLLSFESVLNRDYPVVFGTLYIFSLVGLVVNLVSDLTYMWIDPRIDFEAREV, from the coding sequence ATGAGCGCCTATATCGCCCGCCGCATCCTCCTGATGATCCCGACGCTGCTCGGGATCCTGTTCGTGTCCTTCGTCGTCGTGCAATTCGCGCCGGGCGGTCCAGTCGAGCGCGTGATCGCACAGCTCTCCGGCGCCGATACCGGCGGCAGTTCGCGCATCTCGGGCGGCGGCGACTTCGCGCAGCGGGCTCCGGGACAGGTCGGCGCAGGTGGTGACGCCATCAACTCGAAATACCGCGGTGCGCAGGGGCTCGATCCCGATTTCATCAAGAAGCTCGAAGCGCAGTTCGGCTTCGACAAGCCCGCGCCGGAACGCTTCGCGCTGATGGTGTGGAATTTCGCCCGCTTCGATTTCGGCAAGAGCTATTTCCGCGACGTCAGTGTGATCCAGCTCATCAAGGAGAAGCTGCCGGTCTCGATCTCGCTCGGAATCTGGCTGACGCTGATCACCTACCTGATCTCGATTCCGCTCGGCATCCGCAAGGCGGTGAAGGACGGCACGCGCTTCGACACCTGGACGTCGGCTGCGATCATCATCGGCTTTGCCATCCCCGGCTTCCTGTTCGCGATCCTCCTGATCATCCTGTTCGCGGGCGGCTCGTTCTTCAACTGGTTCCCGCTGCGCGGCCTGACCTCGGACGGCTGGTCGCAGTTCCCCTGGTACTGGAAGATCATCGACTATTTCTGGCACCTGGTCCTGCCGCTGATCTCGATGGGTCTCAGCGCATTCGCGACCATGACGCTGCTCACCAAGAATTCGTTCCTGGACGAGATCCGCAAGCAATATGTCATGACTGCGCGCGCCAAGGGCTGCGGCGAGGGCCAGGTGCTCTACGGCCACATCTTCCGCAATGCGATGCTGATCGTGATCGCGGGCTTCCCGGGCGCGTTCATCCACGCCTTCTTCTCGGGCTCGCTCCTGATCGAGACCATCTTCTCGCTGGACGGACTCGGCCTGCTCAGTTTCGAGAGCGTGCTCAACCGCGATTATCCCGTCGTGTTCGGCACGCTCTACATCTTTTCGCTCGTCGGTCTTGTGGTCAATCTGGTCTCCGATCTGACCTATATGTGGATCGACCCGCGGATCGACTTCGAGGCGCGGGAGGTCTGA
- a CDS encoding extracellular solute-binding protein, whose amino-acid sequence MAQLSRRHVLALGAGGALSAAWLRGAAASEAPAEVHGISAFGDLKYPADFHHFDYVNVGAPKGGTFSLIPSVRAYNQSYQTFNSLNAFILKGDGAQGMDMTFAPLMVRASDEPDAMYGLAAKSVQISSDKLVYRFTMRPEAKFHDGTKLTAHDAAFSLTALKTKGHPLIIVQMRDMVSAEALDDATLVVTFAKGRARDVPLYVASLPIFSQAYYASRTFEESTLDTPLGSGPYKVGKFEVNRYIEFERVKDWWAADLPVCRGSYNFDVVRYEFYRDRDVAFEGFTGKNYLYREEFTSRIWATRYDFPAVKDGRVKLEVVPDDTPSGAQGWFINTRREKFKDPRVREALINAFDFEWTNKTIMYGAYARTVSPFQNSDLMAGNGPPSPEELKLLEPFRGQVPDEVFAAPFAPPVSDGSGQDRSLLRKAQHLLNEAGVPIKDGKRTLPNGEVFRIEFLLDEPSFQPHHAPYIKNLATLGIEASVRLVDAVQYRARQEDFDFDMTIQRFSMSATPGDAMRSFFSSQVAATKGSYNLAGIASPAIDAMIEKIIAAESRDELTVACHAFDRLFRAGRYWVPQWYNKTHRLAYWDQFDHPQKLPRYANGVGAPDIWWHDSAKAAKLDQAKSQ is encoded by the coding sequence ATGGCGCAGCTTTCACGCCGGCATGTGCTGGCCCTAGGCGCAGGCGGCGCGCTCAGCGCTGCCTGGCTGCGCGGCGCGGCGGCGTCGGAGGCGCCCGCCGAGGTCCATGGCATCTCGGCGTTCGGCGATCTCAAATATCCCGCCGACTTCCACCACTTTGACTACGTCAATGTCGGCGCGCCGAAGGGCGGCACGTTTTCCCTCATCCCCTCGGTGCGCGCCTACAACCAGTCCTACCAGACCTTCAACTCGCTCAACGCGTTCATCCTGAAAGGCGACGGCGCGCAAGGCATGGACATGACGTTCGCGCCGCTGATGGTGCGAGCGAGTGACGAGCCGGACGCGATGTACGGGCTCGCCGCCAAGTCCGTGCAGATATCATCCGACAAGCTGGTCTATCGCTTCACCATGCGGCCCGAGGCGAAATTCCATGACGGGACGAAGCTGACTGCCCACGATGCGGCATTTTCGCTGACGGCGCTGAAGACCAAAGGCCATCCACTGATCATCGTGCAGATGCGCGACATGGTCAGCGCCGAAGCGCTCGATGATGCGACACTGGTTGTTACCTTTGCCAAGGGGCGCGCGCGTGATGTGCCGCTCTATGTCGCGAGCTTGCCGATCTTCTCGCAAGCGTACTATGCGTCTCGGACATTCGAGGAATCGACTCTGGATACTCCGCTTGGTTCGGGGCCGTACAAGGTTGGAAAGTTCGAGGTCAATCGCTACATCGAATTCGAGCGGGTGAAGGACTGGTGGGCTGCCGATCTGCCCGTTTGCCGGGGCAGCTACAATTTCGACGTCGTGCGCTATGAATTCTATCGCGATCGCGATGTCGCCTTCGAAGGCTTCACCGGTAAGAACTATCTCTACCGCGAGGAATTCACCTCTCGCATCTGGGCGACGCGCTACGACTTTCCTGCCGTGAAGGATGGTCGCGTCAAGCTCGAGGTCGTGCCTGACGACACGCCTTCTGGTGCGCAGGGCTGGTTCATCAACACGCGACGCGAGAAATTCAAGGACCCGCGCGTGCGCGAGGCCTTGATCAACGCTTTCGACTTCGAATGGACCAACAAGACCATCATGTACGGTGCCTACGCGCGCACCGTGTCGCCGTTCCAGAACTCGGATCTGATGGCGGGCAACGGACCTCCTTCACCGGAAGAGCTGAAGCTGCTGGAGCCGTTCCGTGGTCAGGTGCCGGACGAGGTCTTCGCCGCACCGTTTGCGCCTCCGGTTTCGGACGGCTCCGGGCAAGACCGCAGCCTGCTGCGCAAGGCGCAGCACCTGCTGAACGAAGCGGGAGTGCCCATCAAGGACGGCAAGCGGACGCTGCCGAATGGCGAGGTGTTCAGGATCGAGTTCTTGTTGGACGAGCCCTCCTTCCAGCCGCATCATGCGCCCTACATCAAGAACCTGGCGACGCTCGGCATCGAAGCGAGTGTGCGTCTCGTCGATGCCGTGCAATACAGGGCGCGCCAGGAAGATTTCGACTTCGACATGACGATCCAGCGTTTCAGCATGTCGGCGACGCCGGGCGATGCCATGCGCTCGTTCTTCTCTTCGCAGGTCGCGGCAACCAAGGGCTCGTACAACCTTGCCGGCATCGCCAGCCCGGCAATTGATGCCATGATCGAGAAGATCATCGCGGCCGAGAGTCGCGACGAATTGACCGTCGCCTGCCATGCTTTCGACCGTCTGTTCCGCGCCGGCCGCTACTGGGTGCCGCAATGGTATAACAAGACGCACCGGCTGGCCTATTGGGATCAGTTCGATCATCCGCAGAAGCTGCCGCGCTATGCGAACGGCGTCGGCGCTCCGGATATCTGGTGGCACGACTCAGCCAAGGCGGCCAAGCTCGATCAGGCGAAATCACAATGA
- a CDS encoding extracellular solute-binding protein yields the protein MAITRRDLLLTSAAAAAIPALGSVAGVPVIGPAEAQSAGELSSGELPWRHALSLFGDIKYPADFKRFDYVNPDAPKGGIARLISLGTFDNFNIAVAGIKGSLAPAAALIYETLMTRAQDEVGTEYGELAEAAQHPDDFSWVTYRLRKEARWHDGKPVTPEDVIFSLETLKKQSPMYASYYRHVVKAEKTGEREVKFTFDAPGNRELPTIVGELTVLPKHWWEGADAQGRKRDISATTLEPPLGSGAYRIKEFVAGRSIKLERVKDYWGAKVPSQIGTNNFDELRFEFFRDNLVALEAFKADQADWIAENSAKQWATAYDFPAVAEKRVIKEEFPINDSGRMQAFVFNIRRPQFKDARLRRAFNYAFDFEEMNKQLFYGQYTRIKSYFEGTELASSGLPEGEELKILETVKDKVPPEVFTTAYQNPVGGNPEAVRANLREAAKLLKEAGFEVRDHKLVDASGKPLTVEILVQDPSSERIALFYKPSLERIGVSASIRVVDDAQYQNRLRSFDFDMIIDQWGESLSPGNEQREFWGSQAADMPGARNTIGIKNPAVDALIEKVIYAKNRGELVAATRALDRVLLWNFYLVPQFTYGFSRYARWDRFSHADPLPKYGRSGLPTLWWYDAEKAARNGKRS from the coding sequence TTGGCCATTACCCGACGCGACCTTTTGCTCACCAGCGCCGCGGCTGCGGCGATTCCCGCTCTCGGTTCCGTCGCGGGTGTTCCCGTCATCGGGCCGGCCGAGGCGCAATCGGCTGGTGAATTGTCTTCAGGTGAGCTCCCTTGGCGCCATGCGCTGTCGCTGTTCGGTGACATCAAGTACCCCGCCGATTTCAAGCGCTTCGACTATGTCAATCCCGATGCGCCCAAGGGCGGCATCGCCCGCCTGATCTCGCTCGGTACGTTCGACAATTTCAACATTGCGGTTGCCGGCATCAAAGGCTCGCTCGCGCCGGCCGCGGCGCTGATCTACGAAACCCTGATGACCCGTGCCCAGGATGAGGTCGGCACCGAATATGGCGAACTGGCCGAGGCCGCGCAGCATCCGGACGATTTTTCCTGGGTGACCTACCGCCTGCGGAAAGAGGCCCGCTGGCATGACGGCAAGCCGGTGACGCCGGAGGACGTGATCTTCTCGCTGGAGACGCTGAAGAAGCAGTCGCCGATGTATGCGTCCTACTACCGTCACGTCGTGAAGGCTGAGAAGACCGGCGAGCGCGAGGTCAAGTTCACCTTCGACGCGCCAGGCAATCGCGAATTGCCGACCATCGTGGGCGAACTCACCGTGCTGCCGAAGCACTGGTGGGAGGGCGCCGACGCCCAGGGGCGCAAGCGCGACATCAGCGCGACCACGCTGGAGCCGCCGCTCGGCTCGGGCGCCTATCGCATCAAGGAATTCGTCGCCGGACGTTCGATCAAGCTCGAACGCGTCAAGGACTATTGGGGCGCCAAAGTTCCGAGTCAGATCGGCACCAACAATTTCGACGAGCTGCGCTTCGAGTTCTTCCGCGACAACCTCGTCGCGCTGGAGGCGTTCAAGGCCGACCAGGCCGACTGGATCGCGGAAAACTCCGCCAAGCAGTGGGCGACCGCCTACGACTTCCCGGCGGTGGCCGAGAAGCGGGTGATCAAGGAAGAGTTTCCGATCAACGACTCCGGCCGCATGCAGGCGTTCGTCTTCAACATCCGGCGTCCCCAGTTCAAGGATGCGCGGTTGCGCCGGGCCTTCAACTACGCCTTCGACTTCGAGGAGATGAACAAGCAGCTCTTCTACGGGCAGTACACCCGTATCAAGAGCTATTTCGAAGGAACGGAGCTCGCTTCCTCCGGCCTGCCGGAGGGCGAGGAGCTGAAGATCCTGGAGACCGTGAAGGACAAGGTGCCGCCTGAGGTCTTCACCACGGCCTACCAGAACCCGGTCGGCGGCAATCCGGAAGCCGTGCGCGCAAACTTGCGCGAGGCGGCGAAACTCTTGAAGGAGGCCGGCTTCGAGGTCCGCGACCATAAGCTGGTCGACGCCTCCGGCAAGCCGCTCACGGTCGAGATCCTGGTGCAGGATCCTTCGTCGGAGCGCATCGCGCTGTTCTACAAGCCGTCGCTGGAACGCATCGGCGTTAGCGCCTCGATCCGCGTGGTGGACGACGCGCAGTACCAGAACCGGCTGCGCAGCTTCGACTTCGACATGATCATCGATCAGTGGGGCGAGTCGCTCTCGCCGGGCAATGAGCAGCGCGAGTTCTGGGGCTCGCAGGCGGCCGACATGCCAGGCGCGCGCAATACCATCGGCATCAAGAATCCCGCGGTCGATGCGCTGATCGAGAAGGTGATCTACGCCAAGAACCGTGGCGAGCTGGTCGCCGCGACCCGCGCGCTCGATCGCGTGCTGCTGTGGAACTTCTACCTCGTGCCGCAATTCACCTACGGCTTCTCGCGCTACGCCCGCTGGGATCGCTTCAGTCATGCCGATCCGCTGCCGAAATATGGCCGGTCCGGCTTGCCGACGCTGTGGTGGTACGATGCCGAGAAGGCCGCCCGCAACGGAAAACGCTCTTGA
- a CDS encoding c-type cytochrome, which yields MDSFELNKILGAVLGTCLILLVTSFAAQALFSPKMPEKPGFEIAVKEEAGDKGGAAAAAAPSEPIEKLLQTASVEKGAAAAKKCAACHTFEKGGPNRVGPNLYGIVDDHRGEGRNGFNFSAAMKAKGGTWTIDELNKFIANPKADIPGTAMGFAGIPKDSERADVIAYLNSLSDNPKPLPTASK from the coding sequence ATGGACTCCTTCGAACTCAATAAGATCCTCGGTGCTGTGCTCGGCACCTGTCTCATTCTGCTGGTGACGAGCTTCGCCGCCCAGGCGCTGTTTTCGCCCAAGATGCCGGAAAAGCCGGGCTTTGAGATCGCCGTGAAGGAAGAGGCCGGCGACAAGGGTGGCGCCGCTGCCGCTGCGGCACCGTCCGAGCCGATCGAAAAGCTGCTTCAGACCGCCTCCGTCGAGAAGGGCGCGGCCGCCGCCAAGAAGTGCGCCGCCTGCCATACCTTCGAGAAGGGCGGCCCGAACCGGGTTGGTCCGAATCTCTACGGCATCGTTGACGACCACCGGGGCGAGGGCCGCAACGGCTTCAACTTCTCTGCCGCGATGAAGGCCAAGGGTGGCACCTGGACCATCGACGAGCTGAACAAGTTCATCGCCAATCCGAAGGCCGACATCCCTGGCACCGCGATGGGCTTCGCCGGCATCCCGAAGGACAGCGAGCGCGCCGACGTCATCGCCTATCTCAACAGCCTCTCCGACAACCCGAAGCCGCTGCCGACCGCCTCGAAGTAA
- a CDS encoding 3-deoxy-manno-octulosonate cytidylyltransferase — protein MIDPRILVLIPARMAATRLPGKPLADIAGLPMIVHVLRRAEAAGIGRVAVATDTDEIASVVTAHGGEAVMTRPTHPSGSDRIHEAMQKLDPDGKAEIVINLQGDFPTITPQTIREVLPPFDDPVVDIVTLASQIHTEEEDLAPSVVKAIGSPIGPRRLRALYFTRATAPYGDGPRYHHIGLYAYRRAALERYVSLPRSPLEVQENLEQLRAVEAGMRIDIIIVDSVPRGVDTPPDLETARSILSKS, from the coding sequence ATGATCGATCCCCGCATCCTGGTGCTGATCCCGGCCCGCATGGCGGCCACCCGCCTGCCCGGCAAGCCGCTCGCCGATATCGCAGGACTGCCGATGATCGTGCATGTGCTGCGGCGGGCCGAAGCCGCCGGCATCGGCCGGGTCGCGGTGGCAACCGATACGGACGAGATCGCGTCCGTCGTGACCGCCCATGGCGGCGAGGCCGTGATGACCCGCCCCACACACCCTTCCGGCTCCGACCGTATCCACGAGGCCATGCAGAAGCTCGATCCGGACGGCAAGGCCGAGATCGTGATCAATCTCCAGGGCGACTTCCCGACCATCACACCGCAGACCATCCGCGAGGTGCTGCCGCCCTTTGACGACCCTGTGGTCGACATCGTGACGCTGGCCTCACAGATCCACACCGAGGAAGAAGACCTCGCCCCGAGCGTCGTAAAGGCCATCGGCTCGCCGATCGGGCCGCGGCGGCTGCGGGCGCTCTATTTTACCCGCGCCACCGCCCCCTACGGCGACGGACCGCGTTACCATCATATCGGTCTCTATGCGTACCGCCGCGCAGCGCTAGAGCGCTACGTCTCGCTGCCACGCTCCCCCCTGGAAGTTCAGGAAAATCTGGAGCAGCTCCGGGCGGTGGAAGCCGGCATGCGCATCGACATCATCATCGTCGACAGCGTGCCTCGCGGCGTCGACACGCCGCCCGACCTCGAAACCGCCCGCAGCATCCTTTCCAAATCCTGA